Proteins found in one Cricetulus griseus strain 17A/GY chromosome X, alternate assembly CriGri-PICRH-1.0, whole genome shotgun sequence genomic segment:
- the Spry3 gene encoding protein sprouty homolog 3, protein MDATAIDEFQQILPIEQLRSTHASNDYVEQPPAPCKQALSSPSLIVQTHKSDWSLATMPTALPRSISQCHQLQPLPQHLSQSSIASSMSQSTTASDQRLLASITPSPSGQSIIRTQPGAGAHPKVDGALKGEAELSVGHPSDHLFICEECGRCKCVPCTAVRPLPSCWMCNQRCLCSAESLLDYGTCLCCVKGLFYHCSTDDEDNCADEPCSCGPSSCFIRWAAMSLISLFLPCLCCYLPTRGCLHLCQQGYDSLRRPGCRCKRHTNTVCRKVSSGDASFPKAQEKSV, encoded by the coding sequence ATGGATGCTACAGCTATAGATGAGTTTCAACAAATTCTGCCTATTGAACAGCTGCGCTCTACTCATGCTAGCAATGATTATGTGGAACAGCCTCCAGCACCCTGTAAACAGGCTCTTTCCAGCCCTTCCCTTATTGTGCAAACCCACAAGTCTGATTGGTCCCTGGCTACCATGCCTACTGCTCTCCCACGCAGTATCAGCCAGTGCCATCAACTTCAgcccctgcctcagcatctgaGCCAATCTAGTATTGCTAGCTCAATGTCCCAAAGCACCACTGCCTCTGATCAAAGGCTCTTGGCCAGCATTACACCCTCTCCTTCAGGCCAGTCCATCATCAGAACCCAGCCTGGAGCAGGGGCACACCCAAAGGTCGATGGTGCTCTGAAGGGAGAAGCTGAGCTATCTGTAGGGCATCCCAGTGATCACCTCTTTATCTGCGAGGAGTGCGGGCGCTGTAAGTGTGTCCCATGCACAGCAGTTCGCCCTCTTCCCTCCTGCTGGATGTGCAACCAGCGTTGCCTTTGCTCTGCTGAGAGCCTCCTTGATTATGGCACTTGCCTCTGCTGTGTCAAGGGCCTCTTCTACCACTGCTCCACTGATGATGAAGACAACTGCGCTGATGAGCCCTGCTCTTGTGGTCCTAGCTCTTGCTTCATTCGCTGGGCAGCCATGAGTCTCATCTCCCTCTTCTTACCCTGCCTGTGCTGCTACCTGCCTACCCGTGGATGCCTCCATCTGTGCCAGCAGGGCTATGATAGCCTCCGGCGACCAGGCTGCCGCTGTAAGAGGCACACCAACACTGTGTGCAGAAAAGTCTCTTCTGGAGACGCATCCTTCCCTAAGGCCCAGGAAAAGTCTGTATGA